The following proteins are encoded in a genomic region of Bosea beijingensis:
- a CDS encoding Spy/CpxP family protein refolding chaperone, with protein sequence MKPIALIAASSIAMLAGSFALAQPQPVPPAGGGDQKQERSESREQRRDEWRERRAERAKERMEERLSKVRADLKLRPEQTALFDKVEGLIKQRSSERGERLQTMRERREALRHADLMERLDATANRQGERAARSKELADAVRPLWTTLSDEQKTVLRRSVREAMAEGRERFREMRAWRGGWNDNDRGDRWERGDRGDRGGSRHWQGRDDQNED encoded by the coding sequence GTGAAACCCATTGCCCTCATCGCCGCATCCTCGATCGCGATGCTCGCCGGCAGCTTTGCCCTGGCGCAGCCGCAGCCGGTGCCGCCCGCAGGCGGCGGCGACCAGAAGCAGGAACGCAGCGAAAGCCGCGAACAGCGCCGCGACGAATGGCGCGAGCGCCGGGCCGAGCGCGCCAAGGAGCGGATGGAGGAGCGCTTGTCCAAGGTGCGCGCCGATCTCAAGCTCAGGCCGGAGCAGACGGCTCTCTTCGACAAGGTCGAGGGATTGATCAAGCAGCGCAGTTCCGAGCGCGGCGAGCGCTTGCAAACGATGCGCGAACGGCGCGAGGCGCTGCGCCATGCCGACCTGATGGAGCGGCTCGACGCCACCGCCAACCGGCAGGGCGAGCGGGCGGCCCGCTCCAAGGAACTGGCCGATGCCGTGCGCCCGCTCTGGACGACGCTCAGCGACGAGCAGAAGACCGTGCTGCGCCGCTCGGTGCGCGAGGCCATGGCGGAAGGGCGAGAGCGCTTCCGCGAGATGCGCGCCTGGCGCGGCGGCTGGAATGACAACGACCGGGGCGACCGCTGGGAGCGCGGCGATCGTGGCGACCGCGGTGGAAGCCGGCACTGGCAGGGTCGCGACGACCAGAACGAGGATTGA
- a CDS encoding acyl-CoA carboxylase subunit beta encodes MKDILEQLETRREGARKGGGERRIEAQHKKGKLTARERIELLLDKGSFEEFDMFVQHRAVDFGMDKAEKIPGDGVVTGWGTVNGRTVFVFSKDFTVFGGSLSETHAQKIIKIQDMALKMRAPIVGLFDAGGARIQEGVAALGGYGEVFKRNVQASGVIPQISVIMGPCAGGDVYSPAMTDFIFMVRDTSYMFVTGPEVVKTVTNETVTSEELGGAKVHTSKSSVADGSFENDVEALLQVRRLLDFLPANNTAGVPEWPSFDVPDRVDMSLDTLVPDNPNKPYDIKELILKTVDEGDFFEIQAAYAGNIVTGFGRIEGRTVGIVANQPMVLAGVLDSDASRKAARFVRYCDAFEIPIISLVDVPGFLPGTAQEYGGLIKHGAKLLFAYSECTVPLVTIITRKAFGGAYDVMASKHIGADVNYAWPTAQIAVMGAKGAVEIIFRGGDAETIARQTKEYEDRFMSPFVAAERGYIDEVIMPHSTRRRIARALAMLRTKSVERPWRKHDNIPL; translated from the coding sequence ATGAAGGACATCCTCGAACAGCTCGAAACCCGCCGCGAGGGCGCCCGCAAGGGCGGCGGCGAGCGCCGCATCGAGGCGCAGCACAAGAAGGGCAAGCTCACCGCCCGCGAACGCATCGAACTCCTGCTCGACAAGGGCTCCTTCGAGGAGTTCGACATGTTCGTGCAGCACCGGGCCGTCGATTTCGGCATGGACAAGGCCGAGAAGATCCCCGGCGACGGCGTCGTCACTGGCTGGGGCACGGTCAACGGCCGCACCGTCTTCGTCTTCTCCAAGGACTTCACGGTGTTCGGCGGCTCGCTTTCCGAGACCCACGCCCAGAAGATCATCAAGATCCAGGACATGGCGCTGAAGATGCGCGCGCCCATCGTCGGCCTGTTCGATGCCGGCGGCGCCCGCATCCAGGAGGGCGTCGCGGCGCTCGGCGGCTATGGCGAGGTCTTCAAGCGGAACGTGCAGGCGTCGGGCGTCATTCCCCAGATCTCGGTGATCATGGGCCCCTGCGCCGGCGGCGACGTCTACTCCCCGGCGATGACCGATTTCATCTTCATGGTCCGCGACACCTCCTACATGTTCGTGACCGGCCCGGAGGTGGTGAAGACCGTCACCAACGAGACCGTGACCTCCGAGGAGCTCGGCGGCGCCAAGGTCCATACCTCCAAGTCCTCGGTCGCCGACGGCTCCTTCGAGAACGATGTCGAGGCGCTCCTGCAGGTCCGCCGCCTGCTCGACTTCCTGCCGGCGAACAATACCGCCGGCGTGCCGGAATGGCCGAGCTTCGACGTGCCCGACCGCGTCGACATGAGTCTCGACACGCTGGTGCCGGACAATCCGAACAAGCCCTACGACATCAAGGAGCTGATCCTGAAGACGGTCGACGAGGGCGACTTCTTCGAGATCCAGGCGGCTTACGCCGGCAACATCGTCACCGGCTTCGGCCGGATCGAGGGCCGCACCGTCGGCATCGTCGCCAACCAGCCGATGGTGCTGGCCGGCGTGCTCGACTCGGATGCCTCACGCAAGGCCGCCCGCTTCGTGCGCTATTGCGACGCCTTCGAGATCCCGATCATCTCGCTCGTCGACGTCCCCGGCTTCCTGCCCGGTACGGCACAGGAATATGGCGGCCTGATCAAACACGGCGCCAAGCTGCTCTTCGCCTACAGCGAATGCACGGTGCCGTTGGTCACGATCATCACGCGAAAAGCCTTCGGCGGCGCCTATGACGTAATGGCCTCGAAGCATATCGGCGCCGACGTGAATTATGCCTGGCCGACGGCGCAGATCGCGGTGATGGGCGCCAAGGGCGCGGTCGAGATCATCTTCCGCGGCGGCGATGCCGAGACCATCGCGCGCCAGACCAAGGAATACGAGGACCGCTTCATGTCTCCCTTCGTCGCGGCCGAGCGCGGCTATATCGACGAAGTCATCATGCCGCACTCGACTCGCCGCCGCATTGCGCGGGCGCTCGCCATGCTCCGCACCAAGAGCGTCGAGCGGCCCTGGCGCAAGCACGACAACATTCCGCTCTGA
- the rpsD gene encoding 30S ribosomal protein S4 yields the protein MSKRHEAKYKIDRRLGQNIWGRPKSPVNRREYGPGQHGQRRKGKPSDFGTQLRAKQKLKGYYGSISEKQFRRYYAEAIRLKGDSGENLIGLLERRLDAVIYRAKFVPTVFAARQFVNHGHITVNGKRVNIASYQVKPGDVIAVKESSRQLAIVIESATLAERDVPDYIDADHGKSTATYTRTPTLSDVPYAVQMEPNLVIEFYSR from the coding sequence ATGTCGAAGCGCCATGAGGCGAAGTACAAGATTGACCGCCGCCTCGGTCAGAACATCTGGGGCCGCCCGAAGTCCCCGGTCAACCGTCGTGAATACGGCCCCGGCCAGCACGGCCAGCGCCGCAAGGGCAAGCCGTCCGACTTCGGCACGCAGCTCCGCGCCAAGCAGAAGCTGAAGGGCTACTACGGCTCGATCTCCGAGAAGCAGTTCCGCCGCTACTACGCCGAGGCCATCCGCCTGAAGGGCGACTCGGGCGAGAACCTGATCGGCCTGCTCGAGCGTCGTCTGGACGCGGTGATCTACCGCGCCAAGTTCGTGCCGACCGTCTTCGCGGCCCGCCAGTTCGTCAACCACGGCCACATCACCGTGAACGGCAAGCGCGTCAACATCGCCTCCTACCAGGTGAAGCCGGGCGACGTGATCGCGGTCAAGGAGAGCTCGCGCCAGCTCGCCATCGTCATCGAGTCGGCCACGCTGGCCGAGCGCGACGTGCCGGATTACATCGACGCCGACCACGGCAAGTCCACGGCCACCTACACCCGCACCCCGACCCTGTCGGACGTGCCCTATGCGGTGCAGATGGAGCCGAACCTGGTCATCGAGTTCTACTCGCGCTGA
- the murI gene encoding glutamate racemase — protein MQVDLLAGTGHRPLAIPRSQPTILVFDSGLGGLTVLSRTTQACPGAHIVYAADDAGFPYGRLGEDELAIRILAVTERLIARFHPDLVVIACNTASTLVLPSLRARFAIPFVGTVPAIKPAAAATRSGMISVLATPGTVARVYTRELIESYAAHCDVTLVGSTRLAGLAEQALRGEPVDDDALLAEIAPCFVEANGRRTDVVTLSCTHYPLLLERMRRLAPWPVEWLDPAPAIARRVMQLLGPSDPASVPCPDATAVFTSGAGLSGPLRIALAGYGLAQVAIEPMPLTN, from the coding sequence ATGCAAGTCGATCTCCTCGCCGGCACGGGCCACCGCCCCCTCGCGATCCCCCGCTCCCAGCCGACCATTCTCGTCTTCGATTCCGGCCTCGGCGGCCTCACCGTGCTCTCGCGCACCACCCAGGCCTGCCCCGGCGCCCACATCGTCTATGCTGCCGACGATGCCGGCTTTCCCTATGGCCGCCTCGGCGAGGACGAGCTCGCAATCCGCATCCTCGCGGTGACGGAGCGCCTGATCGCGCGCTTCCACCCCGACCTGGTCGTGATCGCCTGCAACACCGCTTCGACGCTGGTCCTGCCGTCCTTGCGGGCGCGCTTCGCGATTCCCTTCGTCGGCACCGTGCCCGCGATCAAGCCGGCCGCGGCCGCGACCCGCAGCGGCATGATCTCCGTGCTGGCGACGCCCGGCACCGTGGCCCGCGTCTACACGCGTGAACTGATCGAGAGCTACGCTGCGCATTGCGACGTGACGCTCGTCGGCTCGACGCGCTTGGCCGGCCTCGCCGAGCAGGCGCTGAGAGGCGAGCCGGTCGACGACGACGCACTGCTGGCCGAGATCGCCCCTTGCTTCGTCGAGGCCAATGGCCGCCGCACCGATGTCGTCACCCTCTCCTGCACGCATTATCCGCTGCTGCTGGAGCGCATGAGGCGCCTGGCGCCCTGGCCGGTCGAATGGCTCGATCCCGCCCCCGCGATCGCGCGGCGCGTCATGCAATTGCTCGGCCCGTCTGATCCGGCCAGCGTGCCCTGCCCCGACGCCACCGCAGTCTTCACCTCCGGCGCCGGCCTGAGCGGCCCGTTGCGGATCGCGCTGGCGGGCTACGGCCTGGCCCAGGTCGCGATCGAGCCCATGCCGCTGACAAACTGA
- a CDS encoding methyl-accepting chemotaxis protein: MSAVLRFRERFSRFLIAILWANAAVLAVGTPSSSPLYSPAIVLAGFALAALATLIWRIDRTGWVTRQVSSIATMGQVMLLVYAFAGHPYQSDMHMYFFAMLAVLVGWLDWRIFIPATLAIVLHHLAFSLLLPSGVFLNGNQIDRVLLHGTIVAVQSVALSWLVWSLRQSLEISERERHEADNARAAADKARRDLAETTERSALVRRQVLHAVADDFEREIAGIARDVIASVQSLRIASQQMKTGALEVSERSSAASQSSRQTSSNVVAVTQGTAELAHSFAEVDRQVAETTRVVGETTRQARAVLDTVGELSRKAGQVGDITGAISTIAKHTNLLALNASIEAARLGHSGGGFTVVAQEIKSLANQTWRATEEIQNQIGAIRESSTEAIDAIDAMNATVGSLNQISGNVATVVEQQNAAAAGIAQIIRRAADETVFAAGHIDIVSRIAAETDEAAGHVAESADKLSRQSVHLDTEVAQFLDRIRAA, encoded by the coding sequence ATGAGCGCCGTCCTCCGCTTTCGCGAGCGCTTTTCCCGTTTCCTGATCGCGATCCTCTGGGCGAACGCTGCCGTTCTGGCGGTCGGGACACCCTCGTCCTCGCCGCTGTACAGCCCCGCGATCGTCCTGGCCGGCTTTGCGCTGGCCGCGCTCGCAACACTGATCTGGCGCATCGATCGCACCGGCTGGGTCACACGTCAGGTTTCCAGCATCGCGACCATGGGCCAGGTCATGCTGCTGGTCTATGCCTTCGCCGGACACCCCTATCAGTCCGACATGCATATGTATTTCTTCGCGATGCTGGCGGTGCTCGTCGGCTGGCTGGACTGGCGGATCTTCATTCCGGCAACCCTGGCCATCGTCCTGCATCACCTCGCCTTCAGCCTGCTGCTGCCGAGCGGCGTCTTTCTCAACGGCAACCAGATCGACCGGGTGCTGCTGCACGGCACGATCGTCGCCGTGCAGTCGGTCGCGTTGAGCTGGCTGGTCTGGTCGTTGCGCCAGTCCCTCGAAATCTCGGAGCGCGAGCGCCACGAGGCCGACAACGCCCGCGCCGCGGCGGACAAGGCCAGGCGCGATCTGGCCGAAACAACCGAAAGGAGCGCCCTGGTCCGCCGCCAGGTGCTGCACGCCGTCGCCGACGATTTCGAGCGCGAGATCGCCGGCATCGCCCGCGACGTCATCGCCTCCGTGCAATCCCTGCGCATCGCCTCGCAGCAGATGAAGACCGGCGCGCTCGAAGTCTCCGAGCGCTCCAGCGCCGCCTCGCAATCCTCGCGCCAGACCTCCTCCAACGTCGTCGCGGTGACACAGGGCACGGCGGAGCTCGCGCATTCCTTCGCCGAGGTCGACCGCCAGGTCGCGGAAACCACGCGGGTCGTGGGCGAGACCACGCGGCAGGCCCGCGCCGTGCTCGACACCGTCGGCGAATTGTCGCGCAAGGCCGGCCAGGTCGGCGACATCACCGGCGCGATCTCGACCATCGCCAAGCATACCAACCTGCTGGCGCTGAACGCCTCGATCGAGGCCGCGCGCCTCGGCCATTCCGGCGGCGGCTTCACCGTCGTCGCCCAGGAGATCAAGTCGCTGGCCAACCAGACCTGGCGCGCCACCGAGGAGATCCAGAACCAGATCGGCGCCATCCGCGAATCCAGCACGGAAGCGATCGACGCGATCGACGCCATGAACGCGACGGTCGGTTCGCTCAACCAGATCTCCGGCAATGTCGCGACGGTCGTCGAGCAGCAGAACGCGGCCGCAGCCGGCATCGCCCAGATCATCCGGCGCGCTGCCGACGAGACCGTCTTCGCCGCCGGCCATATCGACATCGTCAGCCGCATCGCCGCGGAAACCGACGAGGCGGCAGGCCATGTCGCCGAATCCGCCGACAAGCTCTCGCGCCAGTCGGTGCATCTCGACACGGAGGTGGCGCAGTTCCTGGACCGCATCCGCGCGGCCTGA
- a CDS encoding ATP12 family chaperone protein → MSTDDFLARFGSPGASQPDPVAAAQQAMRNPLPARFYKEAGVLERDGLFHVALDGKTARTPARKQLAVTSRPVAEALAAEWQAQSERIDPAQMPLTRLVNSALDGVEDQQEAVRAEIVRYAGSDALCYRAGEPEALVERQNQVWQPILGDIEALIGARFLLAEGIVFAQQPEETLAAVARHVANVPAPLALAGAHNVMTLTGSAILTLALANGQIDPDAAWDAAHLDEDYQIGIWGQDEEAAERRIIRRREFDAAVLLLLKG, encoded by the coding sequence ATGTCCACCGACGATTTCCTCGCCCGCTTCGGTTCGCCCGGCGCCAGCCAGCCGGACCCTGTCGCCGCCGCCCAGCAGGCGATGCGCAATCCCCTGCCCGCCCGCTTCTACAAGGAGGCCGGCGTGCTGGAGCGAGACGGGCTCTTCCATGTCGCCCTCGACGGCAAGACGGCGCGGACCCCGGCCCGCAAACAGCTCGCGGTGACCTCACGCCCCGTGGCCGAGGCCCTCGCGGCTGAATGGCAGGCGCAGAGCGAGCGGATCGACCCCGCGCAGATGCCGCTGACCCGGCTCGTCAATTCGGCGCTCGATGGTGTCGAGGACCAGCAGGAGGCCGTGCGCGCCGAGATCGTCCGCTATGCCGGCTCCGATGCGCTCTGCTACCGGGCCGGCGAGCCCGAGGCGCTGGTCGAACGGCAGAACCAGGTTTGGCAGCCGATCCTCGGCGATATCGAGGCGCTGATCGGCGCCCGCTTCCTGCTGGCGGAAGGCATCGTCTTCGCGCAGCAGCCGGAGGAAACCCTCGCCGCCGTCGCCCGCCACGTCGCGAATGTCCCCGCTCCGCTCGCGCTCGCCGGCGCCCATAACGTCATGACGCTGACCGGCTCGGCCATTCTCACGCTGGCGCTGGCGAACGGGCAGATCGATCCGGACGCCGCCTGGGATGCCGCCCATCTCGACGAAGACTACCAGATCGGGATCTGGGGACAGGACGAGGAAGCGGCCGAGCGCCGTATCATCCGCCGCCGTGAATTCGACGCTGCGGTGCTCCTGCTCCTGAAGGGGTAG
- a CDS encoding bifunctional helix-turn-helix transcriptional regulator/GNAT family N-acetyltransferase, with protein METTETAVAAIRRFNRFHTRWVGALGGSLHGSGLALAEARVLYELAQRDDWQAAEMAKTLDLDPAYLSRILKRFTGQGWLERSRSAADGRAWRLRLTAKGRAAFQPLDMASSTQAGAILQRLAPVEQARLVDALADTERLLSGDVRDRAAPIIREHRAGDMGWVIAAHGRLYAEDYGWDLHFEALVAEIAARFLREFKPGRERCFIAEFDGQPVGSAFVVQEDERTAKLRLVIVEKRAHGLGLGKRLVREAIGFARAAGYERMVLWTNDILHAARGIYVGEGFRLMAEEKHHSFGKDLVGQNWELALRPSAG; from the coding sequence ATGGAAACCACCGAGACAGCGGTAGCTGCCATCCGCCGCTTCAACCGCTTCCATACGCGTTGGGTCGGGGCGCTCGGGGGCAGCCTGCACGGCTCGGGTCTCGCGCTTGCCGAGGCGCGCGTGCTGTACGAGCTGGCGCAGCGCGACGACTGGCAAGCGGCCGAGATGGCCAAGACGCTCGATCTCGATCCGGCCTATCTCTCGCGCATCCTCAAGCGCTTTACGGGGCAGGGCTGGCTCGAGCGCAGCCGCTCGGCCGCCGATGGCCGGGCCTGGCGCCTGCGATTGACCGCCAAAGGCAGGGCCGCCTTTCAGCCGCTCGACATGGCCTCCAGCACGCAGGCGGGAGCGATCCTGCAACGGCTGGCGCCGGTCGAGCAGGCCCGCCTCGTCGATGCGCTCGCCGATACCGAGCGGCTTCTATCGGGCGATGTTCGCGATCGCGCCGCGCCGATCATCCGCGAGCACCGGGCCGGCGACATGGGCTGGGTGATCGCCGCCCATGGCCGGCTCTACGCTGAAGACTATGGCTGGGACCTGCATTTCGAGGCGCTGGTCGCGGAGATCGCCGCGAGATTCCTGCGCGAATTCAAGCCCGGCCGCGAGCGCTGCTTCATCGCCGAGTTCGATGGCCAGCCTGTCGGCTCGGCCTTCGTCGTGCAGGAGGACGAGAGGACCGCGAAGCTCCGGCTCGTGATCGTCGAGAAGCGGGCGCATGGGCTGGGGCTGGGCAAGCGGCTGGTCCGCGAGGCGATCGGTTTCGCGCGCGCCGCCGGTTACGAGCGCATGGTGCTCTGGACCAACGACATCCTGCATGCGGCGCGCGGGATCTATGTCGGCGAGGGCTTCCGGCTGATGGCAGAGGAGAAGCATCACTCCTTCGGCAAGGACCTCGTCGGGCAGAACTGGGAACTGGCCTTGCGGCCGAGCGCGGGCTGA
- a CDS encoding flavin monoamine oxidase family protein encodes MAASFAIAGRAAAATDVDVVVIGAGAAGIAAAQALQAAGRRAVVLEARGRVGGRAFTDASLGPAYDAGAMFIHWAERNPWVQIARDLGIATPAEAWGSGFKVFADGKPMADSDRNRRRSAFGQIDRRLETVDLTQRDMSIAELLGDLGPELAPIAASGLLLSIGEESSRISARDYQRLWSGDDLIVPSGYGNLVARSAAGLDIRLNEPVETIRWDGPGVTVTTRSGTLRANACIVTVPVGVLKAGTIRFIPELPAATRDALAGLHMGALTKIALKVEGDRFGITPGTSFLEAAAPERMMNLDMFPGGQDIVIGYCGGDYARKLSEAGTEEARAHLVDLLVKMVGSDFRKAVKQVSFPAWWTDPFARGSYSICDPGHEAARDALARPIGNRLFIAGEATAGGGAMTVGGATLAGRAAAAAIARLKA; translated from the coding sequence ATGGCCGCGAGCTTCGCCATCGCCGGCCGCGCGGCCGCCGCGACCGATGTGGATGTCGTCGTGATCGGGGCCGGCGCCGCCGGCATTGCAGCCGCCCAGGCCCTCCAAGCCGCCGGAAGGCGTGCCGTCGTGCTCGAAGCGCGTGGGCGCGTCGGCGGGCGCGCCTTCACCGACGCCTCGCTCGGCCCCGCCTACGATGCCGGCGCGATGTTCATCCACTGGGCGGAGCGTAACCCCTGGGTCCAAATCGCCCGCGATCTCGGCATCGCCACGCCCGCCGAAGCCTGGGGCAGCGGCTTCAAGGTCTTCGCCGACGGCAAGCCGATGGCGGATTCCGACCGCAATCGCCGCCGGAGTGCCTTCGGCCAGATCGACCGCCGTCTGGAGACGGTCGATCTCACGCAGCGCGACATGTCGATCGCCGAATTGCTGGGCGATCTCGGCCCGGAGCTCGCGCCCATCGCCGCCTCCGGCTTGCTGCTCTCGATCGGCGAGGAATCGAGCCGCATCTCGGCGCGCGACTATCAGCGCCTGTGGTCAGGGGACGATCTCATCGTCCCGTCGGGCTACGGCAATCTCGTCGCGCGCTCGGCTGCCGGGCTCGATATCCGTCTGAACGAGCCGGTCGAGACGATCCGCTGGGACGGGCCGGGCGTGACCGTCACCACCCGCTCGGGAACGCTGCGCGCCAATGCCTGCATCGTCACGGTGCCGGTCGGCGTTCTGAAGGCCGGTACGATCCGCTTCATCCCGGAACTGCCGGCCGCGACACGCGACGCCCTTGCCGGCCTGCATATGGGGGCGCTCACCAAGATCGCGCTCAAGGTCGAGGGCGATCGATTCGGCATCACGCCGGGTACGAGTTTCCTCGAAGCCGCCGCACCCGAGCGTATGATGAATCTCGACATGTTCCCCGGCGGCCAGGATATCGTCATCGGCTATTGCGGCGGCGACTATGCCCGCAAGCTCTCCGAGGCAGGCACCGAGGAGGCCCGGGCCCATCTCGTCGACCTGCTGGTCAAGATGGTCGGCTCGGACTTCCGCAAGGCTGTTAAACAGGTCTCCTTCCCGGCCTGGTGGACCGATCCCTTCGCCCGCGGCTCCTATTCGATCTGCGACCCCGGCCATGAGGCGGCGCGCGACGCTCTCGCCCGGCCGATCGGCAACCGGCTCTTCATCGCCGGCGAGGCGACGGCCGGCGGCGGCGCCATGACGGTCGGCGGCGCGACGCTCGCCGGGCGCGCGGCAGCAGCGGCGATCGCGCGCCTGAAGGCCTGA
- a CDS encoding P1 family peptidase, whose protein sequence is MQNLITDVRGLLVGQAHDAAAATGVTVTIFDRPTIASAAVLGGAPGTRDTSLLDPEMTVEHVDAIVLSGGSAWGLGAADGAMRWLAHEGRGFPVGSFRVPIVPQAILFDLMNGGEKPWARGKAETPYARLGAEAAAAASASFALGTAGAGYGATTATLKGGLGSASARAATGQIVGALVAVNAVGSATIGDGPHFWAAPYEHGSEFGGLGWPASITPADTALRFKGGTGQNTTIALVATDAVLTKSQARRLALAAHDGLARALRPAHAPLDGDIVFAAATGYSGAPSDAFAMTELCATAADVLARAVARGVHAATALPFDGARPAWRDRFGT, encoded by the coding sequence ATGCAAAACCTCATCACCGACGTCCGCGGCCTGCTCGTCGGCCAGGCGCATGACGCGGCGGCAGCGACAGGCGTCACCGTCACTATCTTCGACCGTCCGACGATCGCCTCCGCTGCCGTGCTCGGCGGCGCGCCGGGGACACGCGACACCTCCCTGCTCGACCCGGAAATGACCGTCGAGCATGTCGACGCCATCGTGCTCTCCGGCGGCTCGGCCTGGGGGCTCGGCGCCGCAGACGGCGCGATGCGCTGGCTCGCGCATGAGGGGCGCGGCTTTCCGGTCGGCTCCTTCCGCGTGCCGATCGTCCCACAGGCGATCCTGTTCGACCTGATGAATGGCGGCGAGAAGCCCTGGGCCCGCGGCAAGGCCGAGACGCCCTATGCCCGGCTTGGCGCCGAGGCTGCCGCCGCAGCGTCTGCCAGCTTCGCGCTCGGAACGGCCGGCGCCGGCTACGGCGCGACCACCGCCACCCTGAAAGGCGGCCTCGGCTCAGCCAGCGCGCGGGCGGCGACCGGGCAGATCGTCGGCGCGCTCGTCGCGGTCAATGCCGTCGGCAGCGCCACGATCGGCGACGGCCCACATTTCTGGGCAGCGCCCTATGAGCACGGCAGCGAATTCGGCGGCCTGGGCTGGCCTGCGTCCATCACCCCTGCCGACACCGCCCTTCGCTTCAAGGGCGGCACCGGCCAGAACACCACGATCGCCCTCGTCGCGACCGATGCAGTTCTCACCAAGTCGCAGGCCCGCCGGCTCGCGCTTGCCGCTCATGACGGCCTCGCGCGTGCCTTGCGTCCCGCGCATGCGCCGCTGGATGGCGACATCGTCTTCGCCGCGGCGACCGGCTATAGCGGCGCCCCCTCGGACGCCTTCGCGATGACCGAGCTCTGCGCCACGGCGGCCGATGTGCTCGCCCGTGCGGTGGCGCGCGGCGTCCACGCCGCGACCGCCCTGCCCTTCGACGGCGCCAGGCCAGCCTGGCGGGATCGCTTCGGGACCTGA